A region from the Gloeocapsa sp. PCC 73106 genome encodes:
- a CDS encoding Panacea domain-containing protein, whose translation MITCFDVANYFINVANETGSYVSNLKLQKLVYYAQAWYLALYGEPLFEEDFQAWVHGPVIPELYNEYKSFRWKPIDKEVNGDDLNIPDYVLSYLEEVTNEYFSYDAYDLEKMTHIEDPWKKARGNLPIDEPSQAIIEKDWMKEFYSSCVQE comes from the coding sequence ATGATAACTTGTTTTGATGTAGCTAATTATTTTATAAACGTAGCTAACGAAACAGGTTCATATGTCAGTAACCTGAAATTACAGAAACTTGTTTATTATGCTCAAGCTTGGTATCTAGCCTTATATGGTGAACCTTTGTTTGAAGAAGATTTTCAAGCCTGGGTACATGGTCCTGTAATTCCGGAATTATATAATGAATACAAAAGTTTTAGATGGAAGCCAATTGATAAGGAAGTAAATGGAGACGATCTTAATATTCCTGATTATGTTTTGTCCTATTTAGAGGAGGTAACAAATGAGTATTTTTCTTATGATGCTTATGATCTAGAAAAAATGACTCATATAGAAGATCCATGGAAGAAAGCAAGAGGTAATTTACCGATAGATGAACCTAGTCAAGCAATCATTGAAAAAGATTGGATGAAGGAGTTCTATAGTAGTTGTGTCCAAGAATGA
- a CDS encoding NUDIX hydrolase: MRVLALGLIKQGDRVFLSQGCDRSTGKTFYRALGGGVDWGETSLDALKREFKEEIAADLTNIEYLVCIENIFSFNEQPYHEIIQLYRCDFLDPQFYQREQIEFYEKKRQKIALWVDVNQCLSGELLVVPQEFLKYL, encoded by the coding sequence ATTCGAGTTTTAGCCTTAGGTTTAATTAAACAAGGCGATCGCGTTTTTCTCTCTCAAGGGTGCGATCGCTCTACCGGTAAAACCTTTTATCGAGCTTTAGGTGGAGGCGTAGATTGGGGAGAAACGAGCTTAGACGCTCTTAAAAGAGAGTTCAAAGAAGAAATTGCCGCAGACTTGACTAATATCGAGTATCTAGTCTGTATCGAGAATATTTTTAGCTTCAATGAGCAACCATATCACGAAATTATTCAACTCTATCGCTGTGACTTTTTAGATCCTCAATTCTACCAACGAGAACAAATTGAATTTTACGAGAAAAAGCGACAAAAAATCGCTCTCTGGGTAGATGTAAATCAATGTCTATCCGGGGAATTATTAGTAGTTCCCCAAGAATTTCTTAAGTACTTATGA
- a CDS encoding type I restriction endonuclease subunit R has product MIDTSEKNFETAIEQSLINNGYRSLNSKSYNRSLCLIPEDVINFIQATQGKEWQKFKAQYNNDAKEILLKRLCDTIKKRGTLELLRKELKVNGCRFKLAYFQPESTLNEETHKLYQANFFTVIRQLHFSEKNEQSLDLVLFLNGLPIFTAELKNPLKGQNVESAIKQYKQDREPREPLFKFGVCLAHFAVDPELVYMTTHLQGINTKFLPFNQGRNGGAGNPDSAFDFATSYLWQNVWQKNSVLDLLQNFIIQIEEEDDKGKSTGKEKLIFPRYHQLDTVRRIVSDACNKGVGESYLVQHSAGSGKSNSIAWLAHRLAGLHDSSNDRIFDSIIVITDRRLLDRQLQKTIKQFQQTTGVVENIDKTSKQLKEALEGGKNIIVTTLQKFPVIVDQIQSLRGQNFAVIIDEAHSSQSGESSKKLKSVLSTNSLEVAEAEEIDNEDETLEDRIVLEAKQRGKIPNLSYFAFTATPKNKTLEIFGTKQSDGSFKPFSLYSMRQAIEEGFILDVLANYTTYKTYFNLLKTIENDPQYDSQKASFLLRNFVELHEHAINQKIAIIVEHFHTNIAQQINGKAKAMIVTRSRLHAVRYKLALDKYLKDKYPYKSLVAFTGTVNDGQEYTETGMNTASTGQYISDAKTAETFRQEEYRFLVVANKFQTGFDEPLLVAMYVDKKLQGVNAVQTLSRLNRTYYPLKISTMILDFVNEISEIQEAFQAYYDRVELTEGTDINQLYDLEAKLEDYDFYTNNEVEAFAKVYFNTKATQDRLYAILAPIVDKIKEVEEEERRNFRKLLQEFIKLYGFVSQLLPIPDKELEKFYQFARHLIRKIPVNKDTLPLDVQENIELEQYRIQQTYQGKIELEKGQAELNPVVISEEEKTRQKELEALSEIIEEINKKFGTDFSEKDRVFIEQLELDLDKSESLKYSFIVNTTENAKITFNEVVKDFMEDTIDSNFNFYQQYNKDIEFKSLLLDFLFERFKKRVSCCAFKQL; this is encoded by the coding sequence ATGATAGATACTTCTGAAAAGAACTTTGAAACAGCTATAGAACAAAGCCTAATCAACAATGGCTACCGTTCTTTAAACTCTAAATCTTATAATCGCTCACTTTGTTTAATTCCAGAAGATGTTATTAATTTTATACAAGCTACACAAGGAAAAGAATGGCAAAAATTTAAAGCACAATATAATAATGATGCTAAAGAGATTTTATTAAAAAGACTTTGTGATACGATTAAAAAACGAGGAACATTAGAATTATTACGCAAAGAATTAAAAGTAAATGGCTGTCGATTTAAATTAGCCTACTTCCAGCCTGAAAGTACTTTAAATGAAGAAACACACAAATTATACCAAGCTAATTTTTTTACAGTAATTAGACAGCTTCATTTTAGTGAAAAGAATGAACAATCACTTGATTTAGTTCTGTTTTTAAACGGGTTGCCAATTTTTACAGCCGAGCTTAAAAATCCCTTAAAGGGACAAAATGTAGAGAGTGCAATAAAGCAGTACAAACAAGATAGAGAGCCAAGAGAACCATTATTTAAATTTGGAGTGTGTCTCGCACATTTTGCGGTAGATCCAGAGCTTGTTTATATGACTACACATTTACAAGGAATAAATACTAAGTTTTTGCCATTTAATCAAGGGCGAAACGGTGGAGCAGGAAACCCTGATTCAGCTTTTGATTTTGCTACATCTTATCTGTGGCAAAATGTTTGGCAAAAAAATTCTGTATTGGATTTATTACAAAACTTTATTATTCAAATAGAAGAAGAGGACGATAAAGGTAAAAGCACAGGAAAAGAAAAGCTGATTTTTCCTCGCTATCATCAATTAGACACGGTTAGAAGAATAGTCTCTGATGCTTGTAACAAAGGCGTTGGAGAGTCTTATTTAGTGCAACACAGTGCAGGAAGTGGGAAAAGTAATTCTATTGCTTGGTTAGCACATAGATTAGCAGGGCTACATGATAGTAGTAATGATAGAATATTTGATTCTATTATTGTCATAACAGATAGAAGATTGTTAGACCGTCAATTACAGAAAACCATTAAACAGTTTCAACAAACTACAGGTGTGGTCGAAAATATTGATAAAACCTCCAAGCAATTAAAAGAAGCGTTAGAAGGGGGTAAAAATATTATAGTTACTACTTTACAAAAATTTCCTGTCATAGTGGATCAAATTCAAAGCTTAAGAGGGCAAAACTTTGCAGTAATTATCGATGAGGCACACTCTTCACAAAGTGGAGAAAGTAGTAAAAAACTAAAATCGGTACTAAGTACTAATAGTTTAGAGGTAGCAGAAGCTGAAGAAATAGATAATGAAGACGAAACATTAGAAGATAGAATCGTCTTAGAAGCTAAACAAAGAGGAAAGATTCCTAATTTAAGTTATTTTGCTTTTACCGCTACCCCTAAAAATAAAACTTTAGAAATATTTGGCACAAAACAAAGTGATGGAAGTTTTAAACCGTTTAGCCTTTATTCTATGCGTCAGGCGATAGAAGAGGGATTTATTTTAGATGTTTTAGCTAATTATACAACTTATAAAACCTATTTTAATTTATTAAAAACTATAGAAAACGACCCACAATATGACAGTCAAAAAGCTTCCTTTTTACTCCGTAATTTTGTAGAACTCCACGAACACGCTATTAATCAAAAAATAGCAATTATAGTAGAGCATTTTCATACTAATATTGCTCAACAAATAAATGGCAAAGCTAAAGCGATGATAGTTACAAGGTCAAGATTACACGCTGTGCGATATAAATTAGCTTTGGATAAATATTTGAAAGATAAATACCCTTATAAAAGTTTAGTAGCTTTTACTGGGACTGTAAATGATGGACAAGAATATACCGAAACAGGAATGAATACGGCATCTACTGGACAGTATATTTCTGATGCAAAAACAGCGGAAACTTTTAGACAAGAAGAATATCGGTTTTTAGTGGTAGCTAATAAGTTTCAAACTGGCTTTGATGAGCCATTACTTGTAGCCATGTATGTAGATAAGAAATTGCAAGGAGTAAATGCGGTACAGACTTTATCGAGATTAAATCGCACTTATTATCCTTTAAAAATATCAACAATGATATTAGACTTTGTTAATGAAATCTCTGAAATACAGGAGGCTTTTCAAGCCTATTACGATAGAGTGGAATTAACTGAAGGGACAGATATTAATCAATTATATGATTTAGAGGCAAAGCTAGAAGATTATGATTTTTATACAAATAACGAAGTAGAAGCATTTGCTAAGGTTTATTTTAATACTAAAGCTACACAAGATAGACTTTATGCTATTTTAGCTCCTATAGTAGATAAAATAAAAGAAGTAGAGGAAGAGGAGAGAAGAAACTTTCGGAAATTATTACAAGAATTTATTAAACTCTATGGGTTTGTTTCACAATTGCTACCAATACCAGATAAAGAATTAGAAAAATTCTATCAATTTGCTAGACACTTAATTAGAAAGATACCAGTTAATAAAGATACATTGCCTTTAGATGTTCAAGAGAATATAGAATTAGAACAATATCGAATTCAGCAAACATATCAAGGAAAAATTGAGTTAGAAAAAGGACAAGCAGAGTTAAATCCTGTTGTTATCTCAGAGGAAGAAAAAACACGACAAAAAGAATTAGAGGCTTTATCGGAAATAATTGAAGAAATTAACAAAAAATTTGGCACAGATTTTTCTGAAAAAGATAGAGTATTTATTGAGCAATTAGAGCTTGATTTAGATAAGAGTGAATCGTTAAAATATTCTTTTATAGTTAATACTACAGAAAATGCAAAAATTACATTTAATGAAGTTGTAAAAGATTTTATGGAAGATACAATAGATAGTAATTTTAATTTTTATCAACAGTACAATAAGGACATAGAATTTAAGTCCTTGCTACTTGATTTTTTATTTGAAAGGTTTAAAAAAAGAGTAAGCTGTTGCGCATTTAAACAACTTTAA
- a CDS encoding restriction endonuclease subunit S, translated as MSQELSKFKNWQKYPAYKDSGIEWLGEIPAHWEVKKCKTVGKAIIGLTYSPSDISSQEEGILVLRSSNLQDGKITFDDNVFVKTNIPDSLITQVNDILICSRNGSRQLIGKNALITEKSKGLSFGAFTTVFRSLYNQYTYYTFNSNLFSYQSSLFLTSTINQLTTSTLNNFKIPLPPLSEQQEIVEYLDRETAKIDGLIAKKQKLIELLKEKRTALISHVVTKGLNPNVEMKESGVEWLGEIPAHWEVKRLKNLTFINLHTLTDDTPKIYLLKYVDIGSVTCEGKVTEVQEFTFDKAPSRARRIVKHNDIIISTVRTYLKAIAIVNNPPSNLIVSTGFAVLTPKITIKPSFFYQMLQSPEFIERVVANSEGVSYPAINPSKLMSLNVFSPPLSEQEEIAEYLDRETGKIDSLIAKTQTSIEKLKEYRTALISAVVTGKVDVRSN; from the coding sequence ATGAGTCAAGAATTGAGTAAGTTTAAAAATTGGCAAAAATATCCTGCTTATAAAGATTCTGGTATTGAATGGTTGGGAGAAATTCCAGCACATTGGGAGGTGAAGAAATGTAAAACTGTCGGTAAAGCTATAATTGGGTTGACTTATTCACCTTCTGATATATCAAGTCAAGAAGAAGGAATACTTGTTCTCAGATCATCAAACTTGCAGGATGGAAAAATTACATTTGATGATAATGTTTTTGTAAAAACAAATATACCTGATTCTTTAATAACTCAAGTAAATGATATTCTTATATGCTCAAGAAACGGTAGTCGTCAACTTATTGGTAAAAATGCCTTAATTACAGAAAAATCAAAAGGTCTTTCTTTTGGAGCTTTTACAACAGTTTTTCGTAGTCTTTATAACCAGTATACATATTACACTTTTAATTCAAATTTATTTTCATATCAATCAAGTTTATTTTTGACTTCCACTATTAATCAATTAACTACATCAACATTAAATAATTTTAAAATTCCTCTCCCTCCTCTCTCTGAACAACAAGAAATAGTGGAATATTTAGACAGAGAGACAGCTAAGATAGACGGTCTAATAGCTAAAAAACAGAAGTTAATAGAGCTACTAAAAGAGAAACGAACGGCATTAATTAGTCATGTAGTTACTAAGGGGCTAAATCCCAATGTAGAGATGAAAGAATCAGGCGTGGAGTGGTTGGGAGAAATTCCAGCACATTGGGAGGTTAAAAGGTTAAAAAATTTAACATTTATAAATCTCCATACTTTAACTGATGACACGCCGAAGATTTATTTGCTTAAATATGTAGATATAGGAAGTGTTACTTGTGAAGGAAAAGTTACAGAAGTTCAAGAATTTACATTTGATAAAGCTCCTAGCAGGGCACGTCGAATAGTTAAGCATAATGATATCATTATCTCAACAGTACGGACTTACTTAAAAGCAATTGCAATAGTTAATAATCCTCCCAGTAACTTAATCGTATCAACAGGATTTGCTGTTTTAACACCAAAAATAACAATAAAACCTTCTTTTTTTTATCAAATGCTTCAATCTCCAGAATTTATTGAAAGAGTTGTTGCTAACTCAGAAGGGGTAAGTTATCCAGCCATAAATCCTAGCAAATTAATGTCATTAAATGTGTTTAGCCCCCCCCTCTCCGAACAAGAAGAAATAGCAGAATATTTAGACCGAGAGACGGGTAAAATAGACAGTTTAATAGCTAAAACTCAAACAAGCATAGAAAAGCTTAAAGAATATCGAACAGCGTTAATATCAGCCGTAGTAACAGGTAAGGTGGATGTAAGGAGCAACTAA
- a CDS encoding type II toxin-antitoxin system VapC family toxin yields MSHLLDTNVCIKLLNNSNQKIVKRLASYSPDLIYISTVTIFELYYGAYRSQRKEQNLINLQRFINEFKCLNFTEKAGEKAGYIRSYLAAKGTPIGVYDLQIAAIAVVNNLILVTHNVNEFNRVNDLVIEDWEE; encoded by the coding sequence GTGAGTCATTTATTAGATACTAATGTTTGTATTAAGTTACTTAATAATAGTAATCAAAAGATTGTAAAGCGATTAGCTAGTTATTCACCTGATTTAATTTATATATCTACTGTGACTATTTTTGAGCTTTATTATGGCGCTTATAGAAGCCAAAGGAAAGAACAAAATTTAATTAATTTACAAAGGTTTATTAATGAGTTTAAGTGTTTAAATTTTACAGAAAAAGCAGGGGAAAAAGCTGGTTATATTAGAAGTTATTTAGCAGCTAAAGGTACACCTATTGGGGTTTATGATTTACAAATTGCGGCAATTGCTGTAGTTAATAATTTGATTTTGGTTACTCATAATGTGAATGAATTTAATCGTGTAAATGATTTGGTTATTGAAGATTGGGAGGAGTAA
- a CDS encoding class I SAM-dependent DNA methyltransferase, translating into MNGFSEKVSFIWSIADLIRDTFKRGKYQDVILPFTVLRRLDCVLEATKDSVLETYRQYKDKIDDLTPQLCRKAGFAFYNVSFYDFSKLLDDPKNLASNLKLYINSFSSNMREVLEKFDFPNTIDKLEQSDLLFLVMERFNNIDLHTDKVSNLEMGYIFEELIRKFNEALDENPGEHFTPREVIELMVNLLFVQDKAQLTQEYITRTVYDPCCGSGGMVTIAKERILALNPKAKIFLFGQEVNPETFAVCKSDLYMKSEDGKDAENILFGSTLSNDQHKNKTFDYMLANPPYGKDWKRDKEAVEAEANNINGRFAVGTPKISDGQLLFLQHMISKMKPVSDGGSRIAIVLNGSPLFTGDAGSGESEIRRWILEQDLLDAIIALPEQLFYNTGIATYIWILSNHKLEARKGKVQLINASSFYVAMRKSLGNKRREISQEQIKEITEIFTNFTESDVSKIFLKESFGFRKVTIDRPLKLNFCASPERIEQLKTQSAFINLGISKKKNAEERQKEEKAGREIQNQIIEILESLPDTLYQDREEFEKVLKKAIKASDLKVSSNVYKAILTALSEVDENAKICVDKDGKPEPDTNLRDTESIPLLDNIEEYFKKEVLPHVPDAWINQSVRDDRDGEVGRVGYEINFNRYFYKYTPPRPLAEIEAEIKAIEKDILELLTNLIPKE; encoded by the coding sequence ATGAACGGATTCAGTGAAAAGGTAAGTTTTATTTGGAGTATAGCAGATTTAATCCGAGATACTTTTAAGCGAGGGAAGTATCAAGATGTAATTCTACCTTTTACTGTATTACGCCGTCTAGATTGTGTGTTGGAAGCAACAAAGGATAGTGTTTTAGAAACATATCGTCAGTATAAAGATAAAATTGATGATTTAACCCCTCAGCTTTGCCGAAAGGCAGGGTTTGCGTTCTACAATGTATCTTTTTATGATTTTAGCAAGCTACTTGATGACCCCAAGAATTTAGCCTCGAATTTAAAGCTATATATCAATAGCTTTAGCTCCAATATGAGAGAGGTGCTGGAGAAGTTTGATTTTCCAAACACTATTGATAAATTGGAGCAATCAGATTTACTGTTTTTAGTGATGGAGCGGTTTAATAATATCGATTTGCATACTGATAAAGTCTCCAATCTAGAAATGGGGTATATCTTTGAAGAGCTAATTAGAAAATTCAATGAAGCCCTTGACGAAAATCCAGGAGAACACTTCACGCCTAGAGAAGTTATTGAGCTAATGGTAAATTTACTGTTTGTGCAGGATAAAGCTCAATTAACTCAAGAGTATATTACAAGAACAGTGTATGATCCTTGCTGTGGCTCTGGGGGGATGGTAACTATAGCAAAGGAGCGAATTTTAGCATTAAATCCCAAAGCCAAGATTTTTCTATTTGGACAAGAGGTAAATCCTGAAACCTTTGCCGTATGTAAATCAGACTTGTATATGAAAAGTGAAGATGGTAAAGATGCAGAAAATATTCTCTTTGGTAGTACTCTTTCTAACGATCAACACAAAAATAAAACATTTGACTATATGTTAGCCAATCCTCCCTATGGTAAGGACTGGAAGAGAGATAAAGAAGCTGTAGAAGCAGAGGCTAATAATATCAATGGTCGTTTTGCTGTAGGCACTCCTAAAATCAGTGATGGACAGCTATTATTCTTACAGCATATGATTTCTAAAATGAAGCCTGTATCAGATGGAGGCAGTAGAATAGCGATAGTTTTAAACGGCTCACCCTTGTTTACAGGCGATGCAGGGAGTGGAGAGAGTGAAATTAGACGCTGGATTTTAGAGCAGGATTTATTAGATGCAATTATCGCCTTACCAGAGCAATTATTTTATAATACAGGTATTGCTACATATATTTGGATACTAAGTAATCATAAGTTAGAGGCTAGAAAAGGAAAAGTGCAATTAATTAACGCATCAAGCTTTTATGTAGCAATGAGAAAAAGTTTAGGCAATAAGCGAAGAGAAATTAGCCAAGAGCAGATTAAAGAAATAACAGAGATTTTTACAAATTTTACCGAATCAGACGTAAGTAAAATCTTTTTAAAGGAGAGTTTTGGATTTAGAAAAGTAACTATTGACCGCCCTTTAAAGCTAAATTTTTGTGCTTCTCCCGAGAGAATAGAACAATTAAAAACACAATCAGCCTTTATTAACTTAGGCATTAGTAAAAAGAAAAATGCTGAGGAAAGACAAAAAGAAGAAAAAGCAGGAAGGGAAATTCAAAATCAAATTATAGAAATACTAGAATCTCTTCCCGATACCTTATATCAAGATAGAGAAGAATTTGAAAAAGTTTTGAAAAAAGCGATTAAAGCTAGTGATTTAAAAGTCTCATCTAATGTATATAAGGCTATTTTAACAGCTTTGTCAGAAGTAGATGAAAATGCTAAGATTTGTGTTGATAAAGATGGTAAACCAGAGCCTGATACGAATTTACGAGATACAGAAAGTATTCCTCTCTTAGATAATATAGAGGAGTATTTTAAAAAAGAAGTTTTACCTCATGTTCCTGATGCTTGGATAAATCAAAGCGTTAGAGATGATAGAGACGGAGAAGTTGGTAGGGTTGGCTATGAAATTAATTTTAATCGCTATTTTTATAAATATACTCCACCTAGACCATTAGCAGAAATAGAGGCAGAAATTAAAGCAATAGAAAAAGATATTCTAGAATTATTAACAAATTTAATTCCCAAGGAGTAA
- the drmD gene encoding DISARM system SNF2-like helicase DrmD, whose translation MKLEIGQIVHVRSRQYLVEEVTPAEIEEGDTLVRLSCMDDDAQGEQLEIFWERELDAKLVGASSWETVTEKGFDNPRYFSAFLHTLKWNCVTSTDPRLFQAPYRAGIEVKAYQLEPLRKALLQPRVSLFIADDVGLGKTIEAGLILREMLMRQKIKRVVIACPPSVVRQWQEEMESRFGLIFQIFDRDYLAAKRRERGYNINPWTMHTRFIISHALLRDETYASLLRDWLGDFNSGSLLILDEAHNAAPASSSRYAIDSRLTRMVRDLAPRFEHKLFLSATPHNGHSNSFAALLEILDPQRFCRGVPVTKKQLLDEVMVRRLKQDLREIGDKDFPDRQIIPIIIDDLPPDAPELVLGRLLQDYRACREEHLQDAPKSTQTAAILVMTSLQKRLLSCVEAFGRTLSVHRKSLERQAEKQSGNVNSNFSLLRESPGADDDRSELPENEVEIEEDAQMATATQLSTPAISERELELLEAMSNIVNQARHQPDSRVEKLIEWIREHLCADLGQPGAKWSDRRVLIFTEYTDTKRYLEEQLRRVIAHSEREHDRIETFTGGMGDERRESIKAAFNSDPQDHPLRILIATDAAREGVNLQNYCADLFHFDVPWNPSRMEQRNGRIDRKLQKQSIVRCYYFCLPQRLEDRVIDVLIKKTATISRELGTLSPVIERKVENLLSEGIRAHDEQNLVEAIQRADQESLGRNHLIQEELEGMRLHRQKLREQQTILEDMLHDSKRWLGLDNHHFRDSLSAALEILGANPLQPLDAEAAVRDIERALWILPNLFDSTWAITLDTLREPRQKGQKLWNWRKETPIRPVVFRDPGTLDGKVVHIHLEHRVVQRLLGRFLSQGFLHHELTRACVCLTEDSIPKVIVLGRLSLYGAGASRLHDEIVAVAAQWLTPEARGRGKLRPLGEGEKADVLTELEHSLATVRLREIPSSLPDRFKEYAPRDIEDLVPHLEKRAQTLRERAERKLTQRGEKEAAQMKKLLEEQKERILKQQEQTQNLQLDLFNSEEIRQIEADRRHWRLRLQQLETEIETEPTRVQQTYQIKASRVEPVGLIYLWPVSS comes from the coding sequence ATGAAACTTGAAATCGGACAAATAGTGCATGTCCGCTCTCGTCAATACCTAGTAGAAGAAGTTACCCCTGCTGAAATAGAGGAAGGAGACACATTAGTAAGACTTTCCTGTATGGATGATGATGCTCAAGGAGAGCAACTAGAAATCTTCTGGGAACGGGAACTAGATGCTAAACTAGTGGGAGCGTCATCCTGGGAAACCGTTACGGAGAAAGGCTTTGACAACCCACGTTATTTTTCAGCTTTTTTGCACACACTTAAATGGAACTGTGTCACCTCTACCGATCCTAGACTCTTTCAAGCGCCTTATCGAGCGGGGATAGAAGTCAAAGCATATCAGCTCGAACCCCTGCGTAAAGCCTTGCTACAACCGAGAGTGTCTCTGTTTATAGCGGATGATGTGGGATTGGGAAAAACTATAGAAGCGGGGTTGATTTTGCGAGAGATGTTGATGCGTCAGAAGATCAAGCGGGTAGTTATTGCCTGTCCGCCCTCGGTAGTACGTCAGTGGCAAGAGGAGATGGAGAGTCGATTTGGTTTAATCTTTCAGATTTTTGATCGCGACTATTTAGCAGCTAAAAGACGGGAACGGGGCTATAATATCAATCCCTGGACAATGCATACACGCTTCATTATCTCCCACGCTTTGCTTCGAGATGAAACCTACGCTTCGCTTCTGCGGGATTGGTTGGGGGATTTTAACTCTGGTTCTCTGCTCATTTTAGACGAAGCCCACAATGCAGCCCCCGCGAGTAGTTCACGCTACGCCATAGATTCACGTTTGACGCGAATGGTTCGAGATTTGGCCCCCCGTTTTGAACACAAGCTTTTTCTGTCTGCTACGCCTCATAACGGTCATTCTAATAGCTTTGCAGCCTTGCTAGAAATACTCGATCCACAACGCTTTTGCCGAGGAGTACCAGTAACTAAAAAACAACTTCTAGATGAAGTAATGGTGCGACGGTTAAAGCAGGATTTACGAGAGATTGGGGATAAAGATTTTCCCGATCGCCAGATTATCCCTATTATTATTGACGATTTACCCCCAGACGCTCCAGAATTAGTCCTAGGTCGGTTGCTCCAAGACTACCGTGCTTGTCGTGAGGAACACTTACAAGACGCTCCTAAATCGACTCAAACCGCGGCGATACTCGTGATGACATCCCTCCAGAAGCGATTACTCTCTTGTGTTGAAGCTTTCGGGCGAACTTTGAGTGTACACAGAAAATCTCTAGAGCGACAAGCTGAAAAACAATCTGGGAATGTAAATTCTAATTTCTCCCTTTTGCGGGAATCTCCCGGTGCTGATGACGATCGCTCTGAACTTCCTGAAAACGAGGTAGAAATAGAAGAAGACGCCCAAATGGCTACAGCTACGCAGTTATCCACCCCAGCTATCTCTGAGCGTGAGTTAGAGCTCCTCGAAGCAATGAGTAATATTGTTAATCAGGCGCGACATCAACCCGATAGCCGAGTCGAGAAGTTAATTGAGTGGATTCGAGAGCATCTCTGTGCTGATTTGGGTCAACCAGGGGCAAAGTGGAGCGATCGCCGGGTGTTGATCTTCACCGAGTATACAGACACTAAGCGGTATTTAGAAGAGCAGTTAAGACGAGTAATAGCCCACTCAGAGCGCGAGCACGACCGCATTGAGACCTTCACAGGAGGTATGGGAGATGAGCGTAGGGAGTCAATTAAAGCGGCCTTTAATAGCGATCCTCAGGATCACCCCTTACGTATTCTGATCGCCACCGACGCAGCGCGAGAGGGAGTGAACCTTCAGAATTACTGCGCCGATCTCTTCCATTTCGATGTACCCTGGAATCCCAGTCGCATGGAGCAACGCAACGGGCGTATTGATCGTAAACTGCAGAAGCAGTCAATAGTACGCTGTTATTATTTTTGCCTACCCCAGCGCCTTGAGGATCGCGTCATTGACGTACTCATTAAAAAAACTGCCACCATCTCTCGAGAATTAGGAACTTTATCTCCGGTGATTGAAAGAAAAGTAGAAAATCTTCTTTCTGAAGGTATACGCGCTCATGATGAGCAGAATCTGGTAGAAGCGATTCAACGAGCAGATCAAGAATCACTGGGGCGCAATCATCTAATTCAGGAAGAGCTCGAAGGAATGCGCCTGCATCGACAAAAACTGAGGGAACAGCAGACAATACTCGAAGATATGCTTCACGACTCTAAAAGATGGCTAGGATTAGACAATCACCATTTTCGAGACTCCCTCTCTGCAGCTTTAGAGATACTTGGAGCTAATCCCTTGCAACCTCTAGATGCTGAAGCCGCGGTTAGAGATATAGAACGTGCACTCTGGATATTACCGAATCTCTTCGATTCCACCTGGGCTATCACACTGGATACCTTGAGAGAACCTCGACAAAAAGGTCAAAAGCTCTGGAATTGGCGCAAAGAAACCCCAATTCGCCCTGTAGTATTTCGCGATCCCGGTACCCTTGATGGTAAAGTTGTTCACATCCATTTAGAGCATCGTGTGGTACAACGTTTGCTCGGTCGTTTTCTCTCCCAAGGCTTTCTCCACCACGAGTTGACCCGCGCTTGTGTCTGTCTGACAGAAGATTCCATTCCCAAAGTCATCGTTTTGGGTCGTCTTTCCCTCTATGGTGCAGGAGCATCCCGTCTTCACGATGAGATCGTTGCTGTCGCTGCTCAATGGCTTACCCCCGAAGCCCGGGGAAGAGGTAAACTCCGTCCTTTGGGTGAGGGAGAAAAAGCTGACGTGCTCACAGAATTGGAACATTCCCTAGCTACTGTGCGACTGCGAGAGATTCCTTCTTCTCTTCCAGATCGCTTTAAAGAATATGCACCCAGGGATATAGAGGATTTGGTCCCTCATTTAGAAAAACGCGCCCAAACTCTCAGAGAAAGAGCCGAACGAAAACTTACCCAGCGGGGCGAAAAAGAAGCAGCGCAGATGAAAAAGTTACTAGAAGAGCAAAAAGAGCGAATTCTTAAGCAACAGGAACAGACTCAGAACCTTCAACTTGACTTATTTAATAGTGAGGAAATACGACAAATCGAAGCTGATCGCCGTCACTGGCGACTCCGCTTGCAACAATTAGAAACAGAGATAGAAACCGAACCGACCCGCGTACAACAGACTTATCAAATCAAAGCCAGTCGAGTTGAACCAGTGGGTTTGATCTATCTTTGGCCAGTTTCTAGTTAG